cacagacatataAATTCAGTCAGCCATAATGAAACCACTTTTTCAAGAGAGTCATGATTCAGTCCCTGGATTGCTTTGGCCATTCGCTGAAAGACTTCCAAAGGAAGGGTAAAGGAATTTCAATGTCCATCTTTTTATTGCTCACTCTAATGTATGGTGCTGTGCTGTGGGAAGTCCTTCTCATTAaatcaacactttcattaagtcCTCCATACAGATGTGATTGCAAAATACTTATAAGATTCTTGGTGTCATTATTTAGACGCTCCTTATTGAAAGCATTGTAAGCCTCTTGAATCCTCAGTTTGGTAAGGTCTTTATACTCAGACACAAATTTCTTTGCCTCCTCAATATGTTGTTTTGAAGACTGCAAAACCTCTGCATGGATGGCATCAACTTGTGAAGCAATTTTCAAGTTTTCATCTTGTAGGTATGTAATGAAATTCTCACCTTTTTCAGCAATCACCTGGACAAGGTTGTTAGCAGTCTTGTGAAACAAATCGAGCATTCTGTACACTGAATGTTTTAACTTATCATATACAAATCCCGTGGAGGACTTCAGTTTGTCCATGATCTCATTTCcattaacaacaacatcaaTTCCCGGTATGGTGAACTCTATATCCCTGATGTATCTAGAAATTTCCTCCATGATGCTGGCAAACCTTTGGATTGCCCGGTCAGTGGCTCGTGATACAGGCCGACAAGCTTGCTGGAACATTTCCAGGCTTAAGAGGTTCTCTTCAGATCCAGGCACTGTAAACTTTGTGTCACTCAAAATCTGTGTGATTGTATTGAGCAAGGCATAAATCTTATCTACACTGCATTTCAAGACTTGTCTAGCCTCACGAGCCAAACTGTCTATAACATTCTGCATTCTCATGGATATCAACCTGTCAGAAGCCATCATATACATGTCTTTTCCTTGatcactgatgtgtttgattGAATTCTGTAGTGTATAAAAAGGCAAAGAGATTTCATAATGGGCTTTGTCTATGATATaggaaactgtgttttttagCTTTATGGTGCCACGGTTGAGATCAAAGCCAAAATGGATGGTGTGATACTTGTTAATGAACTTGAGCACAGCATCGGTCATAGCAGGAATCCTGTCCTTGGTCCCTTCAATCACATCATGGAGGAAGTCCCAATTCCATGATGTCTGTAAGATTAACTTCTGAGAGTTTCTAAGTGTTGCTTTGGCAGTGAAAACATCAGTATCCTTTTCAGGAGTAGACTGAAGTTGAGGgaagacatttgaaaaaaaatcagttaaattCTGTCAAGTTGCACTACATGTAGCATCAATCTACCTGtagatttaaaaaatgtttgctgttgacaacaatatgaaaataaaagggGTTAGAGAGTATCTTACCGGGTAGCGACTGAATAGTTTTCCATACAGCTGTGACATAGACCTCCGCTCAAGATGCAAAGCAAGGAAACCGGATGATGGGGAGGACATGGATGCAGTAATTCCTTCTTTGTGGGATGCAAAGCGGAAGCTCACATCAAAGAATGTTCGGCTGGTGATGTCAACATTAAGAGTATGATGAGATTCCctataaaacagagaaacaattAGTAGAGGTGCTTTGGTCAACCTATTTGTGAGAACTGTTTaaatatgcagaaaatcacCTTACATCAAATCAGCCAGAGGGGTTTGGCGCTTCATCCTGAGAAAAAATAgctatatttatttttgcagctctgacagctctcCTAACCCACAAATGTTGGCCAATAATTTCAAACCTAAGCTAAAAGGTCACTGGTTTAAATTTGTCATCTAGTAAATACACATACGGTTTTATACACTTTAACTTATGCATGGCCACATATATTTGTCTATGTTGGCCAGATCCCAAATCTGATTAAATATCCACTTTGGTTTTTCTGGGCTACACACAAATCAGGGTTAACCTCCCTCCAGTCCAGATTGTGGTAGCAATTCACCAACAGCTGTTAGGTAACAACCAAAAACTAATAACTATCCATGAAGTGGGAGAATGACTAATTTAACTTTACCTTCCATTCCCATTTTCCAGGGGTCAAACCCTGTTAGAGGCTATTTCCACACACAGCTTATTGATGTTGTCACAATTTGTATAGTTTGTATGAGTACATTTTTTTGTATctcagagagacagatgcaTTAACACCGTTTCAACATCTGGATAGACTTTCTGATTTCAATCCATCTCAAATGCTTCTTGGATGCATTAATGATTAGGTTTTTTGAGATTGGATAGCTATCCAATCAAGACACATGAAGTAACTATGTGAGAATACTCTCCATATGTTTGTCAACACAGCCCCTGTTGTATATAATATAAAAGATGCAGGAAACAAATATACAGAATATACCCATTTAGAAAGCAAGATACCTGTTTCCACTAATAAGTTAGTCATGATTAAAGAATGTTTATACTAAGTAAACTTAGTAGGCCAAAATAATTAGATAAACAGTCAACATTATGAGATAAAAAATCTAGATTTACACACTTACCTCAGGTTTTGTGCCAAAACATGTTGCCAATCAATATTTACATCACTATGAATCAAGTTGCACTTCCCATTTAGACTGATTACTCCATTATCAAATCCAAGAGTTGCACTGGCTGAGGGGACACAAGCAAGTAAAATATTACATATGATGCAATGTTTTAGACTCTGTAATTCACACAAAATGTCTTATCAAATAGAGTGTGTGCCAGGCTTACCAGAGAATTTATATTCCAAAAGGATCATGGTAGAAGTACAAATGGAATTCAGTGAAGTTACAAGGCTAGAGTCCTTCATCTCCAGGTTGGCAGTTGTAGACACATTATAAATAGGGGAGGAAACTTTCAGAGTGGCACTGAGGGCTCCAAAAGCTGGGATAAACACACTTAAAGGCAAATGTCGGGTAGTTTCAGGGATTTCAATTTTTTGCTCTGGAATGAGGATGGTTGGAATTTCGAAGTTTGAAATCAGGCTTGTAAgttcatttacatacatacGTTGTTTAAATTGAGCCTGTATGATCTTAGCATTATCACTGATTGCATTGTAGATTGGCTCAAGGTGTAATTCAAAGGTGCGCACATCAGGGTTCTTGTAGTAATGAAGCTTCAAGTTCATATCGAATGACTGTTGAGGAGTGGTTAGAAGGGATTTGAATCCAGCATGCTCCCACAGGGAGAGGTCTCTGACCTCAGGGGTTTTAATTTGGGAATATGGTATAGTTAAATCTGGGATAGAGAGAGGAACAGTCAAAAAGTCTAGATTAGCCTCCCCGCTAACTGATGAGTGAAAGAAGATGtcaatttcattattttctgctgtaaagttgtgATTGTACTTATACTGGTTGAATCTTgccaaaacaaaccaagaagCACACTGCTTCTCAGAGTTTAGCATGACACCATAATCATGCTGGAGATCCACCTTACCAGTGAGTTTCAAGGGGAAGAAAATCTTTGAGTTTACTTTGTTCTTaacatcaaacacaatttcaaatGGATGGACCATGAATTCTAATGAGTTGGACATGGATCCAATCAAACTTTCAGTGAATTCAACATCATGAGAGGCTGTTAGTGCAACTTTCAAGTCCCCAATATGAGCCTCTCCATTTAAAACCATGGCACTCTTCTTGACAGACGGAActtcagtttcacattttccttcaaCAGTGATATGGCTAAAGCTAAATGACTCAGCAGTCAGCATTTGCTTTGATTTCAAGGCCTTACAGTCTGTTTCTCCTACAAAAGTTAACTTGGCTGTGCCAAAATTGATGTTGACTTCTACATTGCTTTTGTGTGTACCTTCATCAGAGTAGTCTTGAATGGTCCATTTTCCATTACCAGTAGTTTCACCAGTCATTGTAATTGTGCCAGATTCCATTGTGGTTGccatattttgtttcattgatGCCTGACTTGAAGTTTCAATTGATGGGAGGTCCAAGTTGTGGTTGTACATTGTGTCTATGGCTGCAGAGATTCCACTCCTCAATGTAAATGCCATACTGTTCAGCAAATCTGCTGTGTACATTTGGGTTGTGGCCTTGACAGTAGTCCTTGCAGAAGCCTCAGCAGAATTGCTAGTGAGTGTCAAGGATCCTTCATGATCAGTGGAGAAGGCCATGTGTGTAGCTTTCACCGTTTCCTTGAATAGCAACTTCTTCATTCTTGGAGCTTGCAACTGAGCAGTGGCTTCAAATGTGTATTCAAGGGGCTCAATGGGTGATTTGGCATAAGAAGTAATAGTAGCTGTAAACTGTGGATTTTTTGATGTGGACGTTGAGTTCTCAATCTTCCCAGTAGTTACAAGATTGTATTGTGGGAAGCTCACTCTAAATTCTCCATGGAGTTTGCCAAAAACTGGGACACAAATGTCACTGGGAACCTCAGGCAATTTGATCTCTGGGATTGGAAGCATTGTGATTTCAAAGTCCTTCAGATTTAATGTGGGGATGTTGATGGCTGGAAATTTTATTTCTGAAAGTGTTATTTCTGGGAAGGTGAGATCTGGTAGTTCAGACAGATAGAGCACTTTTAGGTCACCAAAGATTTCCTCAGGGTCAGGAGTTTGAATCTCAAATTCTCTGATATCATCTATGATTGCAACTATTTTTGCTTTGATCTCCTCAAAGTCTATGGTAAAGGCAGGAATTTTGTAGGAGTTGAGGATGGTGAACTCAGGGACTGAGATTTGAGCTGGGATGCTGATTTCTTGCAGTTTTTTCAGGTTGATTGTAAATGCTGGAATGACAAGGTCGGTGAGAGGTATAATAAAAGTGGGAACCTCAATTTCACCTCTTTTAAGTGTGCCCAGAACTCCATCTACAGCTTCCTTCATCTGGGTGATGATAGCGTTATCCTTCACCACTTTTCTGATGTTCTCTATCATTCGGGTAAATTGTCCAGAAATATAGGCAACCATATTGCTGTAAGACTCACTTGCTCTTTGGAGGTAAATGTAAATTTCGTCTCTGATGTCCATGTCAGAGATTCTTTGTCTCAAGTCCTCAAGGATATCCTTCACTTTCGTCTTGATGTCATTGTAAAATGTGGTGTTAATCACCACATTCAGTTTCTTTAGGGCATCAGCTACCTTTGTTGTCTTGAGTTTGTCCAAATATGTGAAAATAGAACTTTGAATTTCTCTGAAAAAATCCCTAACTGCCTCAATTTTTTGCACAATCTCATATGTTTTAATCTGCTGGTTGATATAGTTTGTTAGTTCAGTAATCTTCTTGTTGGTCTCATCAACAAATGCACTGTAGTTAAATTCCTTCATTGACTTAAGCACTGAATAAATATGGTCATTGAGGTAATCAATGCTTTTCTTAAAGTCAAATGCTCTGAGCTTCCTTGTCACATTGTTCAGAAATTGCATAATTTTATCATGAACAAATTCAAAGTCAATAGATTTCAGAGCATTTACCATTAAGTGCACAGTCTCATCAATGTTGAATTCCTTGATGAGAATCACTACCTGATCCATTAATTCTTTAAATTTATCATCAAGATCATATTTCAAAAGTAGATCCCTGATGTAAGAATACACTGTATTGAGTTTGTTGGGGATCTCATATTCGTCAATCCAGTTGACAATAACATCATTCATAGATTCAATCACTTTTGCTATCTCAGAGGAAGGGACTTTATATAATAGCTGTTCTATATATACAGCTAAATCAATTGAGAGAAGGCTGTCTATTACATCTTGgaaaaacatgctgatgtcaAAGTTCTCAATGGTCTGTTTAATCTCAAACAGCTTGTCTTTGATTTTCTCTAAGATTAAATATTTAGAATCAAGCTCTCGCAACCATGCAGCACTGTTTTCTGTGAGCTTATGTAAATCAATCTGTCCAATGATGTCCTCAATAGCATCAAGTGCTTTGATGACTGACTGTTTGATTTTATACTTCTTATCAAAGGCCTGAAGCTGATTTCCAATCTGTGAAAGTACACTTGTTATCTTGTCGGCAAGTTGTCCAGCCTGGATGTAGTCTTTGACTGTAAGGATGAGGTCTCTGAGTTTGGTGGCAATGTCTATCACCATATTTTCCGTGTTCTTTCCCAAGTTGCTCATTATAATCTCCAAGTCATCCATTGTTACTGCAAACCCATCAATCAAATAATCAAGTTTTGCTTTTACTTGATTAATTTTGTTCTCCAAGTCTATTTCTTGCATGAAGCCACTCACTTGCATTGGAAGCCGGTCTAACTTGGTTCTAAGGTCAGCGATTAGCTTATTGATATCTAAATTGTTGATGAATTGTTGAAGTGATTCTAAGGCTTGTACAAGTGTGCTCTTGAATTGctcaaaagcagcaggaaagcTCTCAATGAATGGGATCTTAATGATATGACAGTCAGTGTTCTTGTCATACTTGAGCATACCAGCCATACTGAATTCTTGTGTTTCTGGTAGTGATCGCTTGTCTTTGCTGAATTTGCTGAACATATCTGTTAACACTACTCCTGAAAACTCAAATCCAATATTCTCATGATTATTGTAAGTACTGATGTCCTGGTTGTAAGAATGGTTGTTGAGTTGAGATTTTACTTTCCAGGTCAGAGATTGGTCACTTGGTGTCAGGAGACCATCAAATTTGTTGTCTAAATTTGTGGAAGACTTCCCACTTGGATGCATATGAGTGGTTGATactctgctgtcatgtgagTATGCAAGAGCTAGGGGCTCAGCTTTAACCAATAACTTGCTGTACAGCTGTCCAGTGTGCTTTCCATCTAGATTAATTTCTCCATCACTGTTGACAAAAGCATCAACAGTGAGGCTAAAAGGCAGTGCTGTAGTGCGAATGGTGCTGTCAAAATTTAGAGGCTCAGAAATAATCTGTGTTTCACAATCTGACTTGGAAGAAAGTCCAGCAAACTCAAGGTCACAGTTGTGTGTTAACTGTGCATTCAGTACATTTCCAGACATACTATATTTCACTGAACCAGCCATATTGTCATAGTTGAGTTTGTagttatttttaatgttgtgttcTTCGCCATAAGCTCCACTCACACTTCCACTCAGATCCACCTTAATTGGCTCGAGCTTTATGTGGCTTTCAGCGTTCAAATTGACATCATAAAACTTGAAATCATTTATCATGTCAAATGACATAACAAATGGCTTCATATAAACTTTGGTGTCTTGCTTGTAAAAAATATCTTCACAGAAAAAGTTGTTAGTCTTGGAGTGGAGGGCTAGGGTCCACAAAGTGAGGGTCAGTGTGTGGCTATTTTCTGAGTTCATCTCTTTCAATGTTCCCATGGTATTGCTAGTGAAGGTAAGAGCCCTTCGGTTCAGTACAATATTCATGTTGTTTCTTGTGGCTGAATCGTGTGCATGGCCCTTAAGGATGCCATACAAATAGGCCTCCGCAGCAGTTATTTTACCCTCAATGtccagctctcctctgctctcatcagcCATTGCTTTGGTCCTGGAGGACAAGGTTGCTCCATTGTTGTCTATGGCACCACTAAAGACATTCTCCACTGTGACAGGGCTACACTGAATGCTGTTAGTTCCACTTGTGGTCAGACCATTTCTGCCCACGATAACAGAAGCTTTGTGCAGCCCACGATGACCTGTGTCAAAGGTGAGGGAACCTTCAGAAGTTACCTGAAGCCCATTTGAATCTAGGGATCCTGCTATAAGTGAGTATACCCTATTTGTGTCATCATCTACCTGTGACTCAATTCTGAGGATGGCCATATGGCTGGACACACCAAGCTCAACTTTGTTATTGAGTGATTTGCCCATGGCCGTGGCGACAGCATTGCACTTTAGAGTCAGTTGTGCATCTTTATACTTGAACTCTGCTACATGCGTGAAGATGTCCTTTTGGGCATTTGTTTTGGACACAATGTTCAACTCTGAGTTTGTGTAGACTCCATGGATCACGTTGTGAACTTGGATGAATGGCGAGTTGAAGTGTAGAGTtgactctcctcttccttctctatCTAGTGAATGCAGGTTGTAGCGGTGGGTGTAGGAGGTATTGGTGTAGAATGAACCTATTTTAAGCAATCCATCCACTGTGCCATCTCCTGAGACTTCATCTTGATCTAGAGTGGATGTTGACTGAGCAGCGTAGTAGAGAGAGGCTTGCAGGCCTAATGGACTAGAGGCTTCAATCTTATAGTTGGCTCTTGCATGcaatttgttttttacatttaacatttcCAAGACACTGAAACTCGTGTCAATGAGGGTATGGCTGAAGGAACTATTTAGAAGATACTTGAGATTATCGTCAGCTCTTCCTGATATCATTCCGGTTCCTTGAAACAGACGAAATGAAATGATATCATCATCAGTATTTGTAACAGCAAAGATTTAGAATAAGATCTCATGAACACATGCTTTAGGTTGAAACATCAGTTGCCACACCTCATTAAATTCTCTTACTATAACCATGTGCTCCAGATCTAATCTTTCCAGAATGAAGCTCACTTTCACAAAAAACTCAACTTTGACAGCTATAAGTAATTCAATATACATGTCTTAATCAGCATACCACTTTCTCTAAACAAATATATGACAAAAGGCCACACCATAAGTCATTAACCTTTATGAAGAAGATGCTTACCTTCAAGATTGTATGACAGTAAGTTGAAAGGTGATTGGGCCATGGCCTTATACTGTGCAATGTAACTGGGGACATCAACAGTGGTGTTGCCCCCAGTGATGGAACCTTCCCAAGTGTAGATGTTGCTGTTGATCTTGGTGGATGCTTCAGCCAGACCGAGAAGTGGGACAGTTAAATCCAAAGAAGGCGGTATAGTGAATGATGGTACTGGATAGTTTTTGGCAGGGATATATAGGCCTATCTCTGGTAAATCTATGACAGGAATAGACAGAGTGTTTGGGATGTTCAGTTCTTCTGACTTTCTGCCTCCaagtggaagaggaagtgagatgGCCATTTTATTCTTGTTAAACTGATATCGGAACAGGCTGTCCCTGTTGAGTTAAAAAAAGCATAATTAATATTGATTCAATTTAGGATTTAGTATCTGAAATTATATTAACAAACTGTACATGGATAGGGAATCAGAGGAAGGAACAACAAGTATAGCTGAACTGTTGAGttactgtttatttgttttgtcttctcAGCAATATTCGAAAGCAAGGAATGTTCTTAATCTCTGTATTAAAGACTTACAATTGCAGAAACAGGTTCTCAGGCAAGGTTGGCAAGGTAAGATCAGAGACACTCCTCTTACTTCGCAGGTTTGCAAGATAAGGGATGCGTGCTGTCAGTTTTTCCAACCATATATTACCTGCCTTTAGGGTAACAAGAAGATAAATTAcattcactaaaaaaaaaaaaaaaaaaaaagaaagaaagaaaaaaaaagaaaagaaaaactacaaCTGTAAAGCttgaaaacactcagagacTGTGCACCTCTGCCAAAGTTGCATAATCCTCTGAATTTGTTAATTTACCAACAGACAATGTTAAAGAGTTTTAACCCGGAAAATCAAAATATGAATACTTTGTAAATGACATGGATTTGTGGAggatgtgttcattttgcaacAGTTAACTCATGACCACTGAGCTATAGCCATTTCGGCATGTTCCTGTCGCAAAACATGCAGTCAAAATTCTATAGTTGATATGTATGTGTCATCTAAATTTGGTGGCAACTGCACAGTGTTTTCAAGAATTATGGCAATTTATGTCATAGGCGTTTTATTTAGGAtcaagttgtgtgtgtttgcaggtcttCGGAGAACTACagcatatgtgaaaaaaaaactacaaagctttatgtggctccagagggatCTGCATGAAGTCTAAAGTGGCctgaagtgatgtcacttgagtaaatgttggTTGGCACTGAAGACTTCAaatttgaaaaggaaaaaaatctgaggGTGTGAGCTTACCTTTGTAGCCCACTCCTCATGTCTGTTTGGTCTGGAGGGTACAGGCTACAATAGCTGCCACTAGCATGACACACCTGAATCCCTGGCTGAACTGTAGGCAGTTATACTTTTGCCAGAAGAgtgaatgtaatttttttttttttttttttttttttaaaaaggacaaTCTCTGattctgctgtcattttgaacCCTTTTTCTTTAAACTGTCCATTGTCTCCAACAACTGCCCAACAGTGTTTAAGAAATgcaatgttaaataaataaaaatggccACACGGTGGCCCTATCCACACCCATGAGCTCGAAATAGTATGCTAcataacagacaaacagaaagaacaaTCTGAAAACACAAGCTTCTTGAGTAAGGTAATGATTAATATAGTGCCAAATGTCAAAGTGCTACCTCAATTCCTTTGGTGACAATGTGACGCTGTTTCATATCAGTCATTGGCACTTTCTGGTCCAGGATATGATCAATGAGATGTTGCAGCTGCCTCTGGTGATCTTCTACATATGGGATCAGTTTCTGAATCTCTGAATTCAGGTCTGATTTCAGTCCCAGTTCAAACTTGTCATCATCTGTAAGAGAAGATCCAAATACAGCCATAAATATAGAAACAAATGAATGTGTTGGACATATCAGTGATGTGCTGACAGTTACTGTATTTGAGAGAAGCTTTCTGTTGGTAGGATGTTTCAGGGAGCTTGATGACTGTCTCCATGTCCATGAGCACATCCTCATCCTTCTTCAGGGTAGCAGTGAAAGAGGAATCAGTTTTCAGAGAGGGAATGACCATCCGGAGTTGCAGCATGGCTTCTTTCATCATGTCAAGTCTACattcaaaacaaagagaagtAGGTTGGTAAGATAGCTGCACATTTCCCCAGGATGTTTCTCATTCAGTAATTCCTTGCTAAAAAGAAACTGTCTCAAGAAAGCAAGCAGCACAAGTGAGAATTCAGTGTTATCTATCATTCGGAAGAACTTAAAGTTTGTGTGTATAGCTATGCACCTTGTATGTCCAACAAGAGTCAGCTGTGGGGCATTCCTGTTGGTTACATCAATGGTGATACCTcgcattttctttcctttggcATCACTGTCAGTTAAAGCCAGCTTGATGCCTGCTTCTATATCATAGTTAGGAATGACAACCTCACTGGTGAGAATGTTCCTATTGTGATTGTATTTCAGAGATGCAGTGGCCTCTGTTGAATCGTCACCTagtaacagcagaaataaaacacattcgTCAATGTTTTCCACCAGGAACAGTAGCAACTGGTGGCTTCAAGATTGTTTGGCCATATCAATGTCATTGTCTTAAGTGATATATGCACTTAATATCCCATTATTATGGAAACTGATAAATATCAgcaacagtttgtttgtttctctgtctaAAATATTCTCATATAGCTGTTATGGTTAATGTTCGGGAAAGATGCTGGCTATGGAAAAAACTGTGCTTTAGTTGTGGTTAAGTTTAGGACAACATTGCAGAACACTGGTACCGGATGTAAATTTTGAGGTGTGGAATAATTCCTAAAGATGCTGGGCTGGCCCATACACATCTTCATAACAAAacaaccatacacacacacatatattatcATATAATAATACCTTCTGCCTTCAGGGTTAGCTTCAGAGACTGTACTTTATGACGGCCCTTTTTACCCTCTCTGAGTGTTTCATCAGTGATGGTGGCAGTGTATTCTGAAACTTCCCCTGTGGGCTGGATTTCAACCGCAAACCTGAGAAAACCACACAGGTTTCATTAGATCTGTCCTTCTGGTTAAAACTATTATGTATGTTATGGAAAATTATAGGATAGGGATATTTTGATAATTATAGCATTAGGATAATCAAAATATCAACTGATTACCGTAACCATTTACATATAAGCTACAGAAATATAAATCAAAAAGACTCCAAGAATGGATTTCAAGTTGAATTTGTTAATCTGATTTCCCCTTACTTGGTTTCTCCAGTCAGTGGGTAATATGGGGCCTGGTCCAAGAGAGTAGCATTGGAGTAACGCACTATTGTGCAAATTTTCAGACCACTGAATAGGGGTTGGCAATCACTTGAGTCAGTCCGGTCTTCCACCAAGGATGGCACTATTTCTGTTTGACCGGAGGAGATT
This window of the Chaetodon auriga isolate fChaAug3 chromosome 14, fChaAug3.hap1, whole genome shotgun sequence genome carries:
- the apoba gene encoding apolipoprotein B-100 isoform X2, yielding MCRFIMHTRDCALSEVSVINPQGKLVYKQAPGSEAFQAAMEKNPLKFTVEEVTSVQLYPESDEPVNILNIKRGIISALMVPVMEDEQNSLVSTVHGQCLTDYMVNARKDIATDVTLTRDLSQCDQFYSRELTNSPLALLQKLHRPMSKLITSTQDCNYQFDNKGKHITTAVCTEKHNYLPFSHEDNGISSVVTQVLGFQSSKRINNRAFDVIRSQSKPLHFEDPDDKAPVQTKDAALNILQDLMALAGTDQGQKRTSLFHKLVSSLRTLRNDTLSQTVIEMLDMSSWLTWQALFQCGTPECTSAILQAIRTIDGISLEVDALVYGLSLQANPDAARVRDMLSMAQYKQSKAIMYALANTVKKFHKEEVTPVVEDVAKFMETLLNDCSGEIPDLDTHPEELSFLVLRVIGVMGQAIQAVSPSLISSILRCAQKRDIPLSNQKAAVQAFRLMDINDEVKNVLMEVYQDAQNPVEKRIAAYLILMKNPDQVLVRDIVIDLESIRDEQLKSFVVSHLNNIRNSDKPQMHRLRDHIELALNDHLSPTNKVFDGMSHNYKIDSPLGSVQSNIIFDAMNTIPKEVMLETKLKVFDYNYDIFEVGVEGTGFEPTIDALFGEKGFFPDSISKVTFWAGDKAQILREVLDRIAPARDRMKRQVPHNLLKDITSSVQKLIEDVSLSQAPEAIAYLRLLGNEIGYMKTSEIRKMAETLFMYYHFFIRILPAKIFFALTSGTENEVFAHYIFMENAFSLSTASGFPLKFALAGVFAPGVKGGLTHSFASTDLAFMPSVGLEFITQMGVHIPDYVEAGLEMHTNMYHESSLSAKVTMNRNQMRLSIPAPKLNTQLLSFSNKLLSISSGQTEIVPSLVEDRTDSSDCQPLFSGLKICTIVRYSNATLLDQAPYYPLTGETKFAVEIQPTGEVSEYTATITDETLREGKKGRHKVQSLKLTLKAEGDDSTEATASLKYNHNRNILTSEVVIPNYDIEAGIKLALTDSDAKGKKMRGITIDVTNRNAPQLTLVGHTRLDMMKEAMLQLRMVIPSLKTDSSFTATLKKDEDVLMDMETVIKLPETSYQQKASLKYNDDKFELGLKSDLNSEIQKLIPYVEDHQRQLQHLIDHILDQKVPMTDMKQRHIVTKGIEAGNIWLEKLTARIPYLANLRSKRSVSDLTLPTLPENLFLQLDSLFRYQFNKNKMAISLPLPLGGRKSEELNIPNTLSIPVIDLPEIGLYIPAKNYPVPSFTIPPSLDLTVPLLGLAEASTKINSNIYTWEGSITGGNTTVDVPSYIAQYKAMAQSPFNLLSYNLEGTGMISGRADDNLKYLLNSSFSHTLIDTSFSVLEMLNVKNKLHARANYKIEASSPLGLQASLYYAAQSTSTLDQDEVSGDGTVDGLLKIGSFYTNTSYTHRYNLHSLDREGRGESTLHFNSPFIQVHNVIHGVYTNSELNIVSKTNAQKDIFTHVAEFKYKDAQLTLKCNAVATAMGKSLNNKVELGVSSHMAILRIESQVDDDTNRVYSLIAGSLDSNGLQVTSEGSLTFDTGHRGLHKASVIVGRNGLTTSGTNSIQCSPVTVENVFSGAIDNNGATLSSRTKAMADESRGELDIEGKITAAEAYLYGILKGHAHDSATRNNMNIVLNRRALTFTSNTMGTLKEMNSENSHTLTLTLWTLALHSKTNNFFCEDIFYKQDTKVYMKPFVMSFDMINDFKFYDVNLNAESHIKLEPIKVDLSGSVSGAYGEEHNIKNNYKLNYDNMAGSVKYSMSGNVLNAQLTHNCDLEFAGLSSKSDCETQIISEPLNFDSTIRTTALPFSLTVDAFVNSDGEINLDGKHTGQLYSKLLVKAEPLALAYSHDSRVSTTHMHPSGKSSTNLDNKFDGLLTPSDQSLTWKVKSQLNNHSYNQDISTYNNHENIGFEFSGVVLTDMFSKFSKDKRSLPETQEFSMAGMLKYDKNTDCHIIKIPFIESFPAAFEQFKSTLVQALESLQQFINNLDINKLIADLRTKLDRLPMQVSGFMQEIDLENKINQVKAKLDYLIDGFAVTMDDLEIIMSNLGKNTENMVIDIATKLRDLILTVKDYIQAGQLADKITSVLSQIGNQLQAFDKKYKIKQSVIKALDAIEDIIGQIDLHKLTENSAAWLRELDSKYLILEKIKDKLFEIKQTIENFDISMFFQDVIDSLLSIDLAVYIEQLLYKVPSSEIAKVIESMNDVIVNWIDEYEIPNKLNTVYSYIRDLLLKYDLDDKFKELMDQVVILIKEFNIDETVHLMVNALKSIDFEFVHDKIMQFLNNVTRKLRAFDFKKSIDYLNDHIYSVLKSMKEFNYSAFVDETNKKITELTNYINQQIKTYEIVQKIEAVRDFFREIQSSIFTYLDKLKTTKVADALKKLNVVINTTFYNDIKTKVKDILEDLRQRISDMDIRDEIYIYLQRASESYSNMVAYISGQFTRMIENIRKVVKDNAIITQMKEAVDGVLGTLKRGEIEVPTFIIPLTDLVIPAFTINLKKLQEISIPAQISVPEFTILNSYKIPAFTIDFEEIKAKIVAIIDDIREFEIQTPDPEEIFGDLKVLYLSELPDLTFPEITLSEIKFPAINIPTLNLKDFEITMLPIPEIKLPEVPSDICVPVFGKLHGEFRVSFPQYNLVTTGKIENSTSTSKNPQFTATITSYAKSPIEPLEYTFEATAQLQAPRMKKLLFKETVKATHMAFSTDHEGSLTLTSNSAEASARTTVKATTQMYTADLLNSMAFTLRSGISAAIDTMYNHNLDLPSIETSSQASMKQNMATTMESGTITMTGETTGNGKWTIQDYSDEGTHKSNVEVNINFGTAKLTFVGETDCKALKSKQMLTAESFSFSHITVEGKCETEVPSVKKSAMVLNGEAHIGDLKVALTASHDVEFTESLIGSMSNSLEFMVHPFEIVFDVKNKVNSKIFFPLKLTGKVDLQHDYGVMLNSEKQCASWFVLARFNQYKYNHNFTAENNEIDIFFHSSVSGEANLDFLTVPLSIPDLTIPYSQIKTPEVRDLSLWEHAGFKSLLTTPQQSFDMNLKLHYYKNPDVRTFELHLEPIYNAISDNAKIIQAQFKQRMYVNELTSLISNFEIPTILIPEQKIEIPETTRHLPLSVFIPAFGALSATLKVSSPIYNVSTTANLEMKDSSLVTSLNSICTSTMILLEYKFSASATLGFDNGVISLNGKCNLIHSDVNIDWQHVLAQNLRESHHTLNVDITSRTFFDVSFRFASHKEGITASMSSPSSGFLALHLERRSMSQLYGKLFSRYPSTPEKDTDVFTAKATLRNSQKLILQTSWNWDFLHDVIEGTKDRIPAMTDAVLKFINKYHTIHFGFDLNRGTIKLKNTVSYIIDKAHYEISLPFYTLQNSIKHISDQGKDMYMMASDRLISMRMQNVIDSLAREARQVLKCSVDKIYALLNTITQILSDTKFTVPGSEENLLSLEMFQQACRPVSRATDRAIQRFASIMEEISRYIRDIEFTIPGIDVVVNGNEIMDKLKSSTGFVYDKLKHSVYRMLDLFHKTANNLVQVIAEKGENFITYLQDENLKIASQVDAIHAEVLQSSKQHIEEAKKFVSEYKDLTKLRIQEAYNAFNKERLNNDTKNLISILQSHLYGGLNESVDLMRRTSHSTAPYIRVSNKKMDIEIPLPFLWKSFSEWPKQSRD